A DNA window from Desulfovibrionales bacterium contains the following coding sequences:
- a CDS encoding flagellar basal body-associated FliL family protein, whose translation MGKFFIRGDMSMAEKEKKEAEEVEEAGEEKPKKGKLFSLIIIVVIVLALSAGGYLAYTMYIGPKFIHQEKKAAVAKEKKTEGAEKVGIFLPLDPFIVNLLIDGEGTRYLKMKIDLELEGEDEKVKAEAEKHIPQLRDTIIMLLTSKTYEEVMTLEGKIRLRDEIIIRANHYLGKNKVKGVYFSEFVIQ comes from the coding sequence ATGGGTAAATTTTTTATCCGGGGAGACATGAGTATGGCGGAGAAGGAGAAAAAAGAGGCCGAGGAAGTAGAGGAGGCCGGGGAAGAGAAACCAAAGAAAGGAAAACTGTTTTCCCTGATTATTATCGTCGTAATTGTCTTAGCCCTTTCTGCCGGCGGATACCTTGCCTATACCATGTATATCGGGCCTAAATTTATACACCAGGAGAAAAAGGCCGCTGTTGCTAAAGAAAAGAAGACAGAAGGGGCGGAGAAGGTGGGAATATTTCTGCCCTTGGATCCCTTTATCGTCAATCTTCTTATAGACGGCGAGGGGACGAGATATCTAAAGATGAAGATAGACCTGGAGCTTGAAGGCGAAGATGAAAAGGTTAAGGCTGAAGCCGAGAAACATATCCCGCAATTGCGGGATACTATCATTATGCTTCTTACAAGCAAAACGTATGAAGAGGTAATGACCCTGGAAGGAAAGATCAGGTTACGCGATGAGATCATAATACGCGCCAACCATTATCTGGGAAAGAATAAGGTTAAAGGGGTCTATTTCAGCGAATTTGTTATTCAGTAA
- the fliM gene encoding flagellar motor switch protein FliM, translating to MSKVLSQEEVDALLKGMSGGEIETESEEVSAPSGHELYDFVSQNRVIKTKMPTFDALNDQFARNFRVTLTTMLRRIVDMSVQPLEVLKFSDFAKNLPVPTSLHIFKMEPLRGNALFVIDSRLVFHLVECFLGGSGKGRTKVEGREFTPIEQKLISRVVHLAYADLEKVWHPVHPVKIQYVRSEINPQFARIVHPNDPLLISRHTVEMDELSGQISICIPFANIEPIKTKLMASFQKEQQEIDPYWFQQVRDSIRKIQVGLRVELGKTTMSANDVARLTVGDIIRLNKDLGEPLLVDVEGVPKFNAYAGICKGNKAFQLLEDVSAD from the coding sequence ATGAGTAAAGTTTTGAGCCAGGAAGAGGTTGATGCCCTTTTAAAGGGGATGTCGGGCGGGGAAATTGAGACGGAATCCGAAGAAGTATCTGCCCCGTCCGGGCATGAGTTATACGATTTTGTAAGTCAAAACCGGGTCATCAAGACCAAAATGCCGACGTTTGACGCGCTGAATGATCAATTTGCCCGCAATTTTCGTGTTACCCTGACCACTATGCTCAGACGTATAGTCGATATGTCTGTCCAGCCCCTGGAGGTGCTTAAGTTCAGCGATTTCGCCAAAAATCTACCTGTGCCCACCAGTCTTCATATTTTCAAGATGGAGCCCTTGCGCGGCAATGCCCTGTTCGTTATTGATTCCCGGCTGGTATTTCATTTGGTGGAGTGTTTCCTCGGTGGTTCGGGAAAGGGCCGCACCAAGGTTGAAGGCCGGGAGTTTACGCCTATTGAGCAGAAATTAATAAGCCGCGTAGTTCATCTGGCCTATGCTGATCTGGAAAAGGTCTGGCATCCGGTCCACCCGGTGAAGATTCAATATGTGCGCAGTGAAATAAATCCCCAGTTTGCGCGCATAGTCCATCCTAACGATCCTTTGCTTATTTCCCGCCATACGGTTGAGATGGATGAGCTCTCCGGGCAGATCTCTATATGCATACCTTTTGCTAACATAGAACCCATTAAGACCAAGCTTATGGCTTCTTTTCAAAAAGAGCAGCAGGAGATTGATCCCTATTGGTTTCAACAGGTGCGCGATTCGATACGAAAAATCCAGGTGGGATTACGGGTTGAACTGGGGAAAACCACTATGAGTGCCAACGATGTGGCGAGGCTTACCGTGGGGGATATAATCCGCCTGAATAAAGACCTGGGCGAACCCCTATTAGTTGACGTGGAAGGGGTTCCAAAATTCAATGCCTATGCCGGGATATGTAAGGGCAACAAGGCCTTTCAACTATTAGAAGACGTTTCTGCCGATTGA
- the fliN gene encoding flagellar motor switch protein FliN: MGEEDIKQATSQDPDAALDEAHKAEAESGSAPADMDWDAAFAEAKAAEAGKKQAVETGAEETAPVSKEEPATNIESPHFDDFSGKRSRQRGDRSLDFLLDIPLEVSVELGRTRMIINDLLQMGQGAIIELNKLAGEPVEVYVSGRLLGKGEVVVVDDKFGVRLTEIISPTERVRNLG, encoded by the coding sequence ATGGGCGAAGAAGATATTAAACAGGCAACTTCTCAAGATCCGGATGCCGCACTTGATGAAGCTCATAAGGCCGAAGCGGAGAGCGGGAGCGCCCCGGCAGACATGGACTGGGATGCGGCATTTGCAGAGGCAAAGGCGGCAGAAGCCGGGAAAAAACAGGCCGTAGAAACAGGAGCGGAAGAGACTGCGCCCGTATCTAAAGAAGAACCGGCGACTAATATTGAGTCACCCCACTTTGATGATTTTAGCGGTAAGAGATCCAGGCAGAGAGGTGATCGCAGCCTGGATTTTCTCCTGGATATTCCGCTCGAAGTAAGCGTGGAGTTGGGCCGGACACGCATGATCATTAATGACCTTCTCCAGATGGGCCAGGGCGCCATTATCGAATTAAATAAGCTGGCCGGTGAACCGGTAGAGGTGTATGTCAGTGGAAGGCTGCTCGGCAAAGGAGAAGTAGTGGTGGTTGACGATAAATTCGGGGTCAGATTAACGGAAATTATCAGCCCGACAGAGCGGGTTAGGAACCTGGGGTAA
- a CDS encoding flagellar biosynthetic protein FliO, which produces MFRIDRQILMILILVLALPSMAAGSPASAAGSGADVPGLVGVLFKMIFALAMVLGLFFLALHGARKLRVLQEKACGGNLIKILATKGIAPKKYVSVIEVGGEIIVLGMSEGSVNLLTRMDRAQILPSLGGPGEDKDESDKPPLFRFLRSR; this is translated from the coding sequence ATGTTTCGGATAGACAGGCAAATCTTAATGATTTTGATTTTGGTTTTGGCCTTGCCCTCCATGGCGGCAGGCTCCCCTGCCTCAGCCGCCGGAAGTGGCGCTGATGTGCCCGGTCTGGTCGGCGTCCTATTCAAGATGATCTTTGCCCTGGCCATGGTTTTGGGGCTGTTTTTCCTGGCCCTGCACGGCGCGCGAAAGTTAAGGGTCCTGCAGGAAAAGGCCTGCGGCGGCAATCTTATCAAGATACTGGCGACCAAGGGTATCGCGCCGAAGAAGTACGTTTCGGTTATTGAAGTGGGCGGTGAAATAATAGTGCTGGGTATGTCGGAAGGGAGCGTAAACCTACTGACCAGGATGGACAGGGCACAGATCCTTCCCTCCTTGGGAGGGCCGGGAGAGGATAAAGATGAGAGCGATAAACCCCCCCTTTTTCGTTTTCTCAGGTCTCGCTAA
- the fliP gene encoding flagellar type III secretion system pore protein FliP (The bacterial flagellar biogenesis protein FliP forms a type III secretion system (T3SS)-type pore required for flagellar assembly.): protein MQKSKEGRVIMMRRSGQLIALVIVILLALLLIENTAHAVSVPTLKFGLEEADSPQKVSVLLQILLLFTVFSLAPAILLMMTSFTRLAVVFSFLRQAVGTQQTPPNQIIIGLSIFLTFFIMAPVWQTVHEQALKPYLAEEITQAEALDQALVPIRNFMFRNTREKDLSLFVNIAKMERPQNKEDVPTTVLIPAFMISELKTAFQIGFILYIPFLVIDMVVASVLLSMGMMMLPPVMVSLPFKLLLFVLVDGWYLIVGSLVKSFA from the coding sequence ATGCAAAAGTCTAAGGAAGGTCGGGTCATCATGATGAGGCGTTCGGGACAGCTCATAGCATTAGTAATAGTCATCCTTCTGGCCCTTCTTCTTATTGAGAATACCGCCCATGCCGTCTCCGTTCCTACGCTCAAATTTGGATTGGAGGAGGCCGACAGCCCGCAGAAGGTATCGGTATTGCTCCAGATACTGCTCTTGTTTACGGTTTTTTCGCTGGCGCCGGCTATCCTGCTTATGATGACGTCCTTTACACGGCTGGCCGTAGTTTTTTCATTCCTCCGGCAAGCGGTCGGCACCCAGCAAACGCCGCCGAACCAGATAATAATCGGATTATCTATTTTTCTAACCTTTTTTATCATGGCGCCGGTCTGGCAGACTGTGCATGAGCAGGCGCTAAAGCCCTATCTGGCTGAAGAGATAACCCAGGCCGAGGCCCTGGATCAGGCGCTGGTGCCTATTCGTAACTTTATGTTCAGGAACACCCGCGAAAAGGACCTCTCCCTATTTGTCAATATTGCCAAGATGGAACGGCCGCAGAATAAGGAAGATGTCCCCACTACGGTTTTGATACCGGCTTTTATGATCAGCGAACTAAAAACGGCCTTTCAGATCGGTTTTATCCTTTATATCCCGTTTCTGGTCATTGATATGGTAGTAGCCAGCGTGCTCCTTTCCATGGGCATGATGATGTTGCCGCCGGTTATGGTCTCGCTGCCGTTTAAACTCCTTTTATTTGTCCTGGTGGATGGCTGGTATCTGATCGTGGGTTCGTTAGTCAAAAGTTTTGCATGA
- the fliQ gene encoding flagellar biosynthesis protein FliQ: protein MTPEFAIGIAKDAIEVTLLISLPILGIGMIVGLAVSIFQAVTQIQEMTLSFVPKILAVMVALLAFFPWIMNKLAVFTENLIINIPQYIR, encoded by the coding sequence ATGACTCCGGAATTTGCCATAGGTATAGCCAAGGATGCCATTGAGGTCACCTTACTTATTTCCCTGCCCATCCTGGGTATCGGGATGATCGTGGGCCTGGCGGTCAGCATCTTCCAGGCCGTTACTCAAATCCAGGAAATGACGCTCTCCTTCGTCCCCAAGATACTGGCGGTCATGGTGGCGCTGCTGGCCTTTTTCCCGTGGATTATGAATAAACTGGCCGTTTTTACGGAAAATTTAATTATCAATATTCCACAATATATCAGGTAA
- the fliR gene encoding flagellar biosynthetic protein FliR, producing the protein MVDGFLLDWTLQQFQVFILILVRVAAIIFMMPVIGAKGVPGLAKAGLCLIVSLVLLPVVQVDPKVFPDDAFSMALLLVKEIFVGFTLGLVLKLVFAGIQVAGQMVGFQMGFGVAHVMDPQMGQESPVLAELGYLVSLLIFLAVDGHHIFFRTLMYSFSILQPGEMNLTEGVYNRILLSSGGMFVIAVKVMAPVMAILLFTQAALGILAKAVPQMNLLIVSFPLTIGIGLFFFGLSMQVMGPFFIRTIHEAGNLLPVLIRGFKG; encoded by the coding sequence ATGGTAGATGGCTTCCTGCTCGATTGGACGTTGCAACAATTTCAGGTGTTTATTTTGATTCTGGTACGTGTGGCGGCTATTATATTCATGATGCCTGTTATCGGGGCCAAGGGCGTGCCCGGGCTGGCGAAGGCCGGACTCTGTCTGATCGTCAGTCTTGTTCTACTCCCTGTGGTCCAGGTTGACCCCAAAGTTTTTCCTGACGATGCCTTTTCCATGGCGTTGCTTTTGGTCAAGGAGATATTTGTGGGATTTACCCTCGGCTTGGTCCTTAAGCTGGTCTTTGCCGGGATCCAGGTGGCCGGGCAGATGGTCGGCTTCCAGATGGGTTTTGGCGTGGCCCATGTTATGGACCCGCAGATGGGACAAGAATCTCCTGTTTTGGCCGAGTTGGGATACTTGGTGAGTTTATTGATATTTTTGGCCGTGGATGGGCATCATATTTTCTTTCGAACCCTGATGTACAGCTTCAGTATCCTCCAGCCCGGTGAAATGAATCTTACGGAGGGGGTTTATAACCGGATATTGCTAAGCAGCGGGGGGATGTTCGTTATAGCGGTCAAGGTGATGGCGCCGGTCATGGCTATCCTCCTCTTTACGCAGGCAGCCCTGGGTATCCTGGCCAAGGCCGTCCCGCAGATGAACTTACTGATCGTCAGCTTTCCTCTTACTATCGGGATAGGCCTTTTTTTCTTTGGCCTGTCCATGCAGGTTATGGGGCCGTTTTTTATCCGGACTATACATGAAGCAGGAAATCTTTTGCCGGTATTAATACGGGGGTTTAAAGGCTAA
- the flhB gene encoding flagellar biosynthesis protein FlhB, with protein MAEESFQEKTEKATPRRREEARKKGQVVRSREVSAVLVMLTGFITLYACHTYVYQSIRGMMVYFLRQAADVEINRATIGALGFTAVQYLGLIAGPILLAVFLMAFLANYLQVGFIFSTESLQPKLSKINPWSGLKRVFSVQAVMELFKSLAKIAIVGYMAYRTVKGEISRVLPLMDAEIEQILGYVSMVSFKIFLNTCLVMLLLAALDYAFQRWDFEKKIRMTKQEIKEEFRQTEGDPLIKSRIKSMQREIARRRMMAAVPKADVVITNPTHLAVALQYRVGESDAPEVVAKGAGLIAEKIKEIAMENNVPLVEDKPLAQILYKTVEIGQMIPPNLYQAVAETLAYVYRLKNKAFAAR; from the coding sequence ATGGCCGAGGAATCCTTCCAGGAAAAAACTGAAAAGGCAACCCCGCGGCGCAGGGAAGAGGCCCGCAAGAAAGGACAGGTGGTCCGCAGCCGTGAGGTCTCCGCGGTTTTGGTTATGTTGACGGGCTTTATTACCCTGTATGCGTGTCACACTTATGTTTACCAGTCTATCCGGGGGATGATGGTTTATTTTCTGAGGCAGGCCGCAGATGTAGAGATTAACCGGGCAACCATAGGCGCGCTCGGATTCACTGCCGTTCAATATCTGGGCCTGATCGCGGGGCCGATCCTTCTGGCCGTGTTCCTGATGGCCTTTCTGGCCAACTATCTGCAGGTTGGATTCATTTTTAGCACAGAAAGTCTGCAGCCAAAGTTATCCAAAATCAACCCCTGGAGCGGACTTAAGCGCGTCTTTTCCGTACAGGCGGTAATGGAGCTTTTCAAGTCCCTAGCCAAGATAGCTATTGTGGGATACATGGCGTATCGTACGGTCAAGGGAGAAATATCGCGGGTTCTCCCTCTGATGGATGCCGAGATCGAGCAGATTCTCGGTTACGTCAGCATGGTTTCTTTCAAGATTTTTTTAAACACCTGCCTGGTGATGCTGCTGCTGGCGGCTTTGGACTACGCCTTTCAGCGCTGGGATTTTGAAAAAAAGATCAGGATGACCAAGCAGGAGATCAAAGAGGAGTTCAGGCAGACCGAAGGCGACCCCCTGATTAAGTCACGGATCAAGAGTATGCAAAGGGAAATAGCCAGGCGCCGGATGATGGCCGCTGTGCCCAAAGCGGACGTAGTTATAACCAACCCTACCCATCTGGCCGTAGCTCTACAGTATCGGGTGGGAGAGTCGGATGCGCCGGAAGTGGTAGCCAAGGGCGCCGGGCTGATTGCAGAAAAAATCAAAGAGATTGCCATGGAAAATAATGTGCCGCTGGTTGAGGACAAACCGCTGGCCCAGATTCTGTATAAGACAGTGGAGATCGGCCAGATGATCCCGCCTAATTTGTATCAGGCGGTAGCAGAGACACTGGCCTATGTATATCGGTTGAAGAATAAGGCATTTGCCGCCAGATAA
- the flhA gene encoding flagellar biosynthesis protein FlhA, giving the protein MADQVRSPAVSLPSLDSGNLVMAVGVVGILLVMIVPLPPFVLDILLTFSLTFGLVILLMAMYSASPLDFSVFPSLLLITTLFRLSLNVASTRLILSYGNEGAESAGQVIRAFGTFVIGGNYVIGAIVFIIMVVINFVVITKGAGRIAEVAARFTLDAMPGKQMSIDADLNAGLIDDREARRRRAEIARESEFYGAMDGASKFVRGEAIAGIIIIFVNILGGILIGVFQKGLPVVGAVQNYTLLTIGDGLVAQIPALVISTAAGILVSRAASEVGMGREFANQFGSQIQAMGVASGIIFFFGLIPGLPHIPFILFSAAVGSLAFFLYRSRQTSEAGVMEEATAAAKPTREPEIVESLLPLDTLSLEVGYGLIPLVDEKQGGDLLERIRALRRQFALDMGLIVPPIHIRDNLQLKPGNYAVLIRGIEVARGELLPGYHLAMDAGEVKRKVEGIPTTEPAFNLPALWITDKVKEEAQLAGYTVVDMATVVATHLTEVIRSHADELLGRQEVQKLLDNLAKTNSKAVEEANTVFSLGGLQKVLQNLLRERISIRDLLTIVETIADYAPITKDPDILTEYVRQKLARSITKEFLTPEGTLPVLALSQNIEDVLREGIQRTEQGTFLSIEPNLAQRIINYINRGAEQCLVLNYQPIILCSPIVRRHLRRLVERFVPNVLILSHNELSSDMKVQSVGIIELGHED; this is encoded by the coding sequence ATGGCTGATCAGGTACGAAGCCCCGCCGTGAGCCTGCCATCATTAGATAGCGGGAATCTCGTTATGGCTGTCGGGGTAGTGGGCATTTTGCTGGTGATGATCGTTCCCCTGCCGCCTTTTGTTTTGGACATCCTTCTCACCTTCAGCCTGACCTTTGGCCTGGTCATTCTCCTCATGGCCATGTACAGCGCCAGTCCTCTTGATTTTTCCGTTTTCCCGTCTTTGCTCCTGATTACCACCCTCTTTCGCCTGTCTTTAAATGTGGCCTCGACCCGCCTCATTCTTTCCTATGGCAATGAGGGGGCAGAGTCCGCCGGACAGGTCATCAGGGCCTTCGGGACCTTTGTAATTGGAGGGAACTACGTCATCGGGGCCATTGTCTTTATTATCATGGTGGTTATTAATTTTGTGGTAATCACCAAGGGCGCGGGGCGTATAGCCGAGGTGGCGGCCCGTTTTACCTTGGACGCCATGCCCGGAAAACAGATGAGTATAGATGCGGACTTAAACGCTGGCCTTATAGATGATCGCGAGGCCAGGCGCAGAAGGGCGGAGATTGCCAGGGAGTCGGAATTCTATGGGGCTATGGACGGCGCCAGCAAGTTTGTGCGCGGGGAGGCTATCGCCGGTATCATCATTATATTTGTAAATATTCTGGGCGGCATACTTATCGGTGTTTTTCAGAAGGGCCTGCCGGTGGTAGGCGCAGTGCAGAATTACACGTTACTTACCATCGGCGATGGCCTGGTGGCGCAGATACCGGCCCTGGTCATTTCTACCGCTGCGGGTATCCTGGTAAGCCGGGCGGCGTCTGAAGTAGGCATGGGAAGGGAATTCGCCAATCAGTTCGGATCTCAGATACAGGCCATGGGCGTCGCGTCAGGCATCATCTTTTTCTTCGGTTTGATACCGGGACTGCCGCACATCCCCTTTATCCTTTTTTCCGCAGCAGTCGGCTCTCTGGCTTTTTTCCTCTACCGCAGCAGGCAGACCTCCGAAGCCGGGGTCATGGAAGAGGCCACAGCGGCGGCCAAACCAACGAGGGAGCCGGAGATTGTGGAGAGTCTTCTTCCTCTGGATACGCTCTCTTTAGAGGTTGGTTATGGTCTCATCCCTTTAGTGGATGAAAAACAAGGCGGCGATCTCCTGGAAAGAATACGGGCGCTCCGCCGGCAGTTCGCCCTGGATATGGGCCTTATTGTCCCGCCTATCCACATACGGGATAATTTGCAGTTAAAACCCGGGAACTATGCCGTGCTTATCAGAGGGATTGAAGTGGCGCGAGGTGAATTATTGCCCGGATACCATTTAGCCATGGATGCCGGAGAAGTAAAACGCAAAGTAGAGGGCATACCCACTACCGAGCCGGCCTTTAATCTGCCCGCCCTGTGGATTACGGACAAAGTCAAGGAGGAGGCGCAACTGGCGGGTTATACGGTAGTGGATATGGCGACGGTTGTGGCTACGCATTTAACCGAAGTCATTCGCAGCCATGCCGATGAGCTGCTCGGGCGTCAGGAAGTTCAGAAGTTACTGGATAATCTCGCCAAAACCAATTCCAAGGCAGTGGAAGAAGCTAATACCGTTTTCTCCCTGGGCGGGCTGCAGAAGGTCCTGCAGAATCTTTTGCGGGAAAGGATATCTATACGGGATCTGCTCACTATTGTAGAGACCATAGCGGACTATGCCCCGATTACCAAAGATCCGGACATCCTTACTGAATATGTACGCCAGAAATTGGCCCGGTCCATCACCAAGGAATTTTTGACCCCGGAGGGGACATTACCGGTGCTGGCACTGAGCCAGAATATCGAAGATGTGTTGCGGGAAGGGATACAGAGGACAGAGCAAGGCACTTTCCTTTCCATTGAGCCTAATCTGGCCCAGCGTATCATCAATTATATCAACCGTGGCGCAGAGCAATGCCTGGTGCTTAATTATCAGCCCATCATTCTATGTTCACCCATCGTCAGGCGGCATTTGCGGCGGCTGGTGGAGAGGTTTGTTCCTAACGTACTTATTCTTTCACATAACGAATTGTCATCTGATATGAAAGTCCAATCTGTGGGGATAATAGAACTCGGCCATGAAGATTAA
- the flhF gene encoding flagellar biosynthesis protein FlhF, with translation MKIKRYEARDINAAVQMVKSELGPEAIILSTKRLRKGSGLLGGTGKSMVEVVAAIDYEPREPMVNTAFLPEKRSADYLPGPVNNKLITSQLPEVSALRAEVAGLKRMIQTAVGPRPEMRHGGQAGLSAVPAQAGGPLNQAVDTLTAYLESIGLESALVCSLLEGAGLDGRADPAESSARLRDIITGRLLDQIVLGRWDEEKANRPCVWAFIGPTGVGKTTTCAKLAAHFALKEKKRVALISADNYRIAASEQLKTYAQILGVPFMAVFKDQDLSRAINRNQDKDIILIDTAGRSPHHEEHMQEMARYIYAHPAIEGQLVVSATTQNGVIEDILAKYLALSVTGCIFSKIDESRFYGPIFNQAVRFKSPIFYFTTGQRVPEDIETATRKRLIDLLWSELHEGV, from the coding sequence ATGAAGATTAAGCGGTACGAAGCCAGGGACATTAACGCAGCGGTGCAGATGGTCAAGAGCGAGCTGGGACCGGAAGCGATTATCCTTTCTACAAAGAGGCTCAGGAAGGGCAGCGGGCTTTTAGGGGGCACAGGGAAATCCATGGTAGAAGTAGTGGCGGCCATAGACTACGAGCCCCGGGAGCCTATGGTGAATACCGCTTTCCTGCCTGAAAAACGCAGCGCCGATTATCTCCCGGGGCCGGTAAACAATAAGTTAATAACCAGCCAATTACCGGAAGTATCCGCTCTTCGGGCCGAGGTTGCCGGTCTGAAAAGGATGATCCAGACGGCGGTCGGGCCCCGGCCTGAGATGCGCCATGGCGGGCAGGCGGGCCTGTCTGCCGTGCCGGCACAGGCAGGAGGGCCATTAAATCAGGCAGTAGATACTCTGACCGCCTATCTCGAATCTATCGGCCTGGAATCCGCTCTGGTCTGTTCTTTGCTGGAGGGCGCGGGGCTGGACGGGAGAGCCGATCCGGCTGAATCATCTGCCAGGCTCAGAGACATAATAACCGGGCGGTTGCTGGATCAAATCGTTCTGGGGCGATGGGATGAAGAAAAAGCAAACCGTCCCTGCGTCTGGGCCTTTATTGGTCCTACGGGTGTGGGTAAGACCACTACCTGCGCCAAGCTGGCCGCCCATTTTGCTTTAAAGGAGAAGAAAAGGGTGGCACTGATCTCGGCAGATAATTATCGTATCGCGGCTTCCGAACAGCTCAAGACTTACGCCCAAATCCTGGGGGTGCCCTTTATGGCTGTCTTTAAAGACCAGGATCTGTCGCGGGCCATTAACCGGAATCAGGATAAAGACATCATCCTGATTGATACGGCCGGCCGAAGTCCACATCATGAAGAACACATGCAGGAGATGGCCAGATATATTTATGCCCACCCGGCTATCGAAGGGCAGCTTGTGGTCAGCGCCACCACGCAGAACGGCGTCATAGAGGATATACTTGCGAAGTACCTGGCCCTTTCGGTTACGGGTTGTATTTTTTCCAAGATCGACGAGTCCCGCTTTTATGGCCCAATATTTAATCAGGCGGTGCGTTTCAAGTCGCCTATCTTTTATTTTACTACCGGCCAGCGGGTGCCCGAGGATATAGAGACAGCCACGCGTAAGAGACTGATAGATCTGTTATGGAGCGAATTACATGAAGGAGTTTAG
- a CDS encoding MinD/ParA family protein: protein MDQAVGLRSRLKSPPYMPSDIGRSNSCAGNHIPRVISFTSGKGGVGKTNVVANLAFALSRKGKRVLVLDADLSLANIDILLGLAPRYTMRHVFSGEKTLDEILVEGPGGMRIMPASSGVQELADLSESQKLYLLNELEGLRNRIDILIIDTAAGISSNVVYFNLASHERVVIVTPEPTSIADAYALIKILSTKHDIKRFSILVNLAVTEAEAESVFKRLSMVTDRFLGSMSLDYWGLIPHDACIPRAVKKQRVVVELYPEASSSRRFVELAESICNRNYEDRSDGNIKFFWKNLLQAPGAL, encoded by the coding sequence ATGGATCAGGCTGTGGGTCTGAGAAGTAGGTTGAAGTCACCACCCTATATGCCGTCCGATATAGGCAGGTCCAATTCTTGTGCGGGGAACCATATTCCCAGGGTAATTTCCTTTACCAGCGGGAAAGGCGGAGTAGGCAAGACTAATGTGGTGGCTAACCTGGCCTTTGCCTTATCCAGGAAGGGCAAGAGGGTGTTGGTGCTGGATGCCGATCTGAGTCTGGCCAATATTGATATATTGTTGGGATTAGCGCCCAGGTACACCATGCGCCATGTCTTTTCCGGTGAGAAGACGCTGGATGAGATTTTAGTCGAGGGGCCCGGCGGCATGCGGATTATGCCGGCCAGTTCCGGGGTTCAGGAACTGGCCGACCTCTCGGAAAGTCAGAAATTGTATCTGCTTAACGAACTCGAAGGGCTGCGCAATCGTATAGATATCCTGATTATTGATACAGCCGCCGGTATTTCTTCGAATGTGGTCTATTTCAATTTGGCATCCCACGAGAGGGTGGTTATCGTCACCCCCGAGCCCACATCCATCGCCGATGCTTATGCCTTAATCAAGATTCTCTCCACTAAACATGACATCAAGCGATTTAGTATCCTGGTAAATCTGGCTGTTACAGAGGCCGAAGCCGAGTCAGTTTTTAAGAGGTTGAGTATGGTGACAGACAGATTTCTGGGGAGCATGTCTCTGGATTACTGGGGCCTTATACCTCACGATGCGTGCATCCCCAGGGCCGTTAAAAAACAAAGAGTGGTGGTTGAATTATATCCGGAGGCCTCTTCCAGCAGACGATTTGTGGAGCTGGCCGAAAGTATCTGCAACCGGAACTACGAAGACCGGTCGGACGGGAATATCAAATTTTTCTGGAAAAATTTATTACAAGCGCCGGGGGCCTTATGA